AATATCTGCCGTCGCGCTGGGGGCTGCAGCCCTGAGCCCTTTACTGGCCGGGGCGGCTGACGATGCGCGTTCAGCCATCCACATCAGTGCGAACATTCCGAACAAGCAGTTTCATGTGCAGCCGCGTAATCCTGATTTCGGCAAGAACGAGGTCATGCACATGGATCCAGTGAGCAGGAAATTGACCTGGCTGCGCGAGACCTTCGATGTGAAGAACACCGACGGTTCGGTGCATGCCTACATCGATGGTCCAGCCTGGTTGTACAACGGCGTTCATTCGATCCCTCTTTTTATCACGTTCAACAACGTTGGCCTGGGTAGTACTCCGACGGAGGTGGTAGATGACGCAACGTCCACGCCAGGTATGCAGGCCGAGATGGTCATCTTCAATCCGTGGGCGGTTTCAACCAGACTGTCAGGCCAATTTACTGCCGATATCACCGTAATTTTCGACGCGGTCCCTCGAGTCAGCCTGTAAACCACCGCGCCACGCCGTGACTCATTGCCCCGCCACCGTGCCTCGCAGGGCGTACCAATGGCGAATTGAGCTTCAGCACACAACCCTTCGGCGAGGGAACAAACTCCCTCGCCACAGGTTTTTGAATAGGAAAGGTGTCAAGTATGTTTAAAAAGAGGGTGTCAGTGACTGCCCTGGCTATCGCGGCCTTGAGTGCTTCGTGGGTGTTCGCTGCCAATGATGCACGCTCTTCCATTCATGTCACTGCAAACATTCCGAACAAGCAGTTTCATGTGCAGCCTCGCAATCCGGATTTCGGTAAAGACGAGTACATGAATTACAACCCTGTCAGCTACGAGTTGAGTTCCATACGCCAGGCCTTTGATGTAAAGAATACCGACGGCTCGGTCCATGCCTACCTTGATGGGCGCTCTATTTTATCCAATGGTGTCGTGCTCATACCGCTGCGAGTCTGGTTCAACGACGTCTTGTTGGACGAGATGCCTCGAGAAGTAGTCGATGACGCCACATCCACGCCAGGGACCCAGGTGGAGATGTTCATCCATGCCAATCATTGGCCCATTCCTCGTGATCCTGGCCTGTACACCGGGAACTTCACTGTCGT
This genomic interval from Pseudomonas alvandae contains the following:
- a CDS encoding CS1 type fimbrial major subunit, which translates into the protein MTALAIAALSASWVFAANDARSSIHVTANIPNKQFHVQPRNPDFGKDEYMNYNPVSYELSSIRQAFDVKNTDGSVHAYLDGRSILSNGVVLIPLRVWFNDVLLDEMPREVVDDATSTPGTQVEMFIHANHWPIPRDPGLYTGNFTVVFDAVPRVTL